The sequence below is a genomic window from Lolium perenne isolate Kyuss_39 chromosome 4, Kyuss_2.0, whole genome shotgun sequence.
GTTGCATTTGTTTGGGCTTCTTGTTGTTTTAGTGGTAAGAGATATAAGATGTCGATCGCTAAGGTAaagcctatacaccgaccaggtcggcgccTGATAGGCACCGCATACCCCCCGTGCGGGTGTGGGCCTGGCCTAGGTAGGACTTTTTCCCTTTTttggttttttgtttttgtttttgtttttgtttttgtttttcttttctgttttctgttctatttttctgtttcttctttttATTTTCCGATTCGAATAATATTAAAATTTAGTTTTtttaaattcaaaaattgttcaaattttaaaattgttcaaattttaaaattgttcaaattagaaaattgttcaaattcaaaaattgttcaaatttgaaaactgttcaaattcgaaaaatatgtgaaaaatgtttaaattcgaaaaatgttcatatttcAATAATGTTCAAACTTGAAAAGTTTTCAAAATCTAAATTtgttcaaaaaaattaaaacatttatgtaatttgttcaaatttaaaaattgttcaatttAAAAAAATCGGATACTTTAATTTTTGTTCAACATTTCGaactgttcaaattttaaaaagcaTTAGTTTTTTCTAGAAACAAAAATATTAGAAAAAAGATTGAAAAAGCAAGAGAAAAAAACGAAAAAACAAAGTGTTACCTGTTGGGCCCGGCCCAGCTCGGGCGGGGGGTGTGCGGCGTCCCGCTcctaccgaccaggtcggtggcgaCTGGCGAGGACCCCCCGATCGCTAATACGTGGAGCGGACGGACCGTGAAAGTTTTTCTAGGCTCGGCAGGCTGGCAAGATCGCACATTATCTGGGCCGAACATTGACGCCCCACAAACACACAATATTACCGCCACACCAGAAAAACAaattccctcaaaaaaaaaaccagaaaaacaaATTCAccctaaaaaacaaaaaaaaaaccagaaaaacaaATACACACGTCACCCCCATGAGCGAATACATCCTAGTAAGCTTAATGTGTTTGAAGACGCCGTTACTTCACTTGTTTACCTAACCTAAGGGTCTTTGACTCCCCTAAAAAAAGCTAATGGTCTTTCACTGTTCGTTGATACTTCTCCGTCTAACAACAAAACCGTCAGGCCACGCAGTAGAAAAAAAGGTTGACGTGATCTCTCGTGTAGAAAGGTCACTGGGAATTCCCAAGAAAGACTAGACACCTGCGAGTTGTGCTGTCTTGATCTACAAAACCAAAGAAtctggaaaaatgaaaaatctcCGGCACCGCCGCACTGAATTTTCCTCTCAGCTTTTGTCTACATTTTGATCTTTTTCTACTGTACATTTTATGAGGCTTTTTGCGTGATGTTTTGCTTTCTCTTCCATGAGCAATAGAAATGCGACCACATCTGCCCCATTCCCTACCTTTTCGCCTCACGCGTCCAGGGTTAGGTTTTCGCCGGCGACCTGCACGGCGATTCCCGTCACCACCTCCGATCGACGTTCCGAACCCCTTCCGCTCTCTCTCGCACTGTTCAGGCTGATTCAGGGGACGTCTAGCACGTCTTCCCGGCCTTGGCGGCGGCGAGGCAAAGACGGGGCGGGGCGACGGTCCGATCTGAGGAAGGAAACTGATGGCGGCCAAGATGGCTCGCGAGGGAGGAGCGTCGGGGTCCATGGCCCCGGTGGACTTGCAAGAGATGCTGAAGAGGATGGTCTTGAAGGATGAGGAGTTGGATGATGTGGTTCTTCCAAAGGAGGAAGTCATGAATCTGAAGGAGGGAGCGCGCTGGATGGCGGTGGTCAAGGTGCACACCACTAGGCGGTTTGGGAACCAGCCGTTCTTTCAGAAGATGGACGCAGCCTGGGGTTTCGCGAAGAGTTGGACTATACGGCCGGTCGAGGACAACCTGTTTGTGCTGCAGGTTTCATGCCTGGGAGACTGGAACAGGGTCATGAACGATGGACCCTGGATCTTCCGCCAGCAGGGAGTAATGGTGGAACCTTACGATGGTGTGGCTGATCCGAACACGATGGTGCTCAATCGCCTCCATGCCTGGGTTCAGGTGCGAGGGATCACGCCGCTGTTTCGAAAGGAGGCGATCGTGCGTGACATGGCCGCGCGGATTGGCGAGGTTCTGGGAGTGGAGCTGTATGCGCTGGGAGCCAGCGGTACGAGCTTTGTGCGTGTGAGGGTCAAGCTGGATGTCAGCAAAGCACTGACCAGAGTTGTCGGCCTGCACCCTGAGGGGAGCGACCGAATGATGTTTCAAGTACTGTACAAGAAGCTACCCAAGTTCTGTGATTTCTGTGGTCTCCTTGGACACGACGACACGGAATGTGAGGATGGAGTCCATGACAAAACGGCGCTGCAATACAGAgactggtgatacgtctccaacgtatccataatttttgatgttccatgcttgttttatgacaatacttacatgttttgctcgcactttataatgtttttatgcgttttccggaactaacttattaacaagatgccacagtgccagttcctgttttctgctgtttttggttccagaaaggctgttcgggcaatattctcggaattcgacgaaacgaagaccaaacatcataattcaccgagacggaccaggacaccgaaggggagtcagaggggaggcctggggcccccacaccatagggccgcgcgggccagcccctggccgcgccggcctatggggagggcaccctcttgcccctcctgcgccgcctcttcgcctatataagccctttcgacctaaaaactcgataccaattgacgaaactccagaaagactccaggggcgccgccgccatcgcgaaactccaattcgggggacagaagtctctgttccggcaccctgccgggacggggaagtgcccccggaagccatctccatcgacgccatcaccttcatcatgctccgtgagtagttcccccatggactacgggttctagcagtagctagttggtactctctatcccatgtacttcaatacaatgatctcatgagctgtcttacatgattgagatccatctgatgtaatcggtgttgtgtttgttgggatccgatggatgatacattatgattagtctatctataaaggttgtgaagttattgttgctgcaatcttgttatgcttaatgcttgtcactagggcccgagtggcatgatcttagatttaagctctatacttattgcttagattgtatctacaagttgt
It includes:
- the LOC139839192 gene encoding uncharacterized protein At4g02000-like, encoding MAPVDLQEMLKRMVLKDEELDDVVLPKEEVMNLKEGARWMAVVKVHTTRRFGNQPFFQKMDAAWGFAKSWTIRPVEDNLFVLQVSCLGDWNRVMNDGPWIFRQQGVMVEPYDGVADPNTMVLNRLHAWVQVRGITPLFRKEAIVRDMAARIGEVLGVELYALGASGTSFVRVRVKLDVSKALTRVVGLHPEGSDRMMFQVLYKKLPKFCDFCGLLGHDDTECEDGVHDKTALQYRDW